The window ATAAGACAAACCGGAGCATCCCTCCGGTTTTTTACTTTTCAATTCTCATCCATCTAATGACAACAGGAGAAACAAGGTATTGACCGGTATCTGGCAGTTGATGGATTTTTCTAACCACATCCATTCCTGAAACAACACGACCAAAGGCAGCAAAGCCTTGTCCGTCGGGGTTTCGGCGTCCACCATAATCCAACTCCGGCTGGTTGCCAAGGCAAATAAAAAACTCCGTAGAGGCCGTTCCCGGCTCAAGACGAGCCATGGAGATGGTTCCGTCGACATGGAAAAGGCCGGTTTGAGAAGTGGGCTCGTGAGCAATTTCCGAATACTTTGCAATCAGCGAATCGTTGAAAAGGCCACCCTGGATAACCTCTATTTTGTGCTGGGCGGCTGGCTGGTTATTCAGCCGAACAGTGCGATAGAAGTAGCCGTTTTTATAGGCACCCCGCTCCACCAACTGCAGGAAATTTTTACTCGTGACCTTTGCCCTTACCGTATCAACGGCAACCACAATGTTACCTAGCGATGTTGCAATAATCACCTTGGGTTGCGAAGGAACCCTACATCCACCTAAGATGAGAAAAAGCGCCACTGGCCAAAAACCAATAAGCGCTTTTCTATTTATTATGGCTAATTCCAAAACCAAAAATGCAATGTTAGTCCTCAGCCCTCCTAAGGTAATCGTCGAACATTCGACCCAACCGCCTCAACTCCTTCTGTGGACCAGCGATTATCAGCGGGTTGTCGGAATGATCAATGGTAACGGTATCTTCGTATAGCAACAGTAACTTTTTCATTCCACTTTTATAGCGGTAGCTAAGCAGGTTGCCTTCATCCGAAACCTTCACAAACCCCATGGCTTCCATGATCTTCTCCAAATGAATTCGCTCCTCCTCAAACGATTTGTTTATGTAAACCTTCTTTTTTGCAAAACCAATAAGTGGAAAAATGAGTGAAATACCACCACCAAAAATCATGTACATCCATACTATTGACATCTGGAAGTCCTTAAAGGGTTCTGGTTTCATCAGTTCAAAAACGATGGTTAGCAATCCAAGAAAAAGGTAGAAATACAGCAAATACTTGGCAAGTCTTCTTATGTACTGTTTCATCACAAACTATTTTAATGGTTGAATTAAAGAATTATAAACGATAAAGAACTCTTGCGTAATCATAACAAAAACAAAAATAGCGAATCGTACGATGCTAAACCAATAACCTCCCAATATTTTTAGCCACAGCTCTTTCAGATGTAT is drawn from Williamwhitmania sp. and contains these coding sequences:
- a CDS encoding peptidylprolyl isomerase, with translation MVLELAIINRKALIGFWPVALFLILGGCRVPSQPKVIIATSLGNIVVAVDTVRAKVTSKNFLQLVERGAYKNGYFYRTVRLNNQPAAQHKIEVIQGGLFNDSLIAKYSEIAHEPTSQTGLFHVDGTISMARLEPGTASTEFFICLGNQPELDYGGRRNPDGQGFAAFGRVVSGMDVVRKIHQLPDTGQYLVSPVVIRWMRIEK